A DNA window from Pseudodesulfovibrio thermohalotolerans contains the following coding sequences:
- a CDS encoding SDR family oxidoreductase, with protein MAKTILITGATAGFGQAMAHRFAAEGWNLVITGRRAERLEDIKAELAPAKVHTLAFDVRDREACEQAVKSLPDEFAAIDVLVNNAGLALGLEPAQACNLDDWESMIDTNIKGLTYMTRAILPGMVERDRGHVVNLGSVAGTYPYPGGNCYGGTKAFVNHFSKNLRADLLGTKVRVTNIEPGLCETEFSVVRFKGDKAAADKVYEGTQPITPEDIAECVFWTTNLPAHVNINSLEVMPVQQAFSPFAISRDK; from the coding sequence CACCGATTCGCGGCCGAGGGCTGGAATCTTGTCATCACCGGCCGCAGGGCCGAACGGCTTGAGGACATCAAGGCGGAGCTCGCACCCGCCAAGGTACATACCCTGGCCTTCGACGTGCGCGACCGCGAAGCGTGCGAGCAGGCCGTGAAGTCCCTGCCCGACGAGTTCGCGGCCATCGACGTCCTGGTCAACAACGCGGGCCTGGCCCTTGGACTGGAACCCGCCCAGGCGTGCAACCTGGACGACTGGGAATCCATGATCGACACCAACATCAAGGGCCTGACCTACATGACCCGCGCCATCCTGCCCGGCATGGTTGAACGCGACCGGGGACACGTGGTCAACCTCGGTTCCGTGGCCGGAACCTACCCCTATCCGGGCGGCAACTGCTACGGCGGCACCAAGGCCTTCGTGAACCACTTTTCCAAGAACCTGCGCGCCGACCTCCTCGGCACCAAGGTCCGCGTGACCAACATCGAACCCGGCCTGTGCGAAACCGAGTTCTCAGTGGTTCGCTTCAAGGGCGACAAGGCCGCAGCCGACAAAGTCTACGAGGGCACCCAACCCATCACGCCCGAAGACATCGCCGAATGCGTCTTCTGGACCACCAACCTGCCCGCACACGTCAACATCAACTCCCTCGAAGTCATGCCTGTTCAACAGGCATTCTCCCCCTTTGCCATTTCCAGGGACAAATAG
- the thpR gene encoding RNA 2',3'-cyclic phosphodiesterase, producing MPRLFIGMRLPGTYRQQLSPLIKSISELTDTSINWSRPTTWHLTLKFLGETDEARIPAIQNALSAIDFPAFTMRAGAAGAFPDAKRPKTLWLGLDQGAKESAALARVIEDKLYAVSIPREKKRFRPHLTLGRVRKPRIADRKAVLDRAADHDWPPFSVNGFTLWQSILPPAAGGAYLSLEMAKGENAC from the coding sequence GTGCCAAGGCTGTTCATCGGCATGAGGCTACCGGGCACTTACCGACAACAGCTTTCCCCTCTTATAAAGAGCATTTCCGAACTTACCGATACCAGCATCAACTGGTCCAGGCCCACAACCTGGCACCTGACGCTCAAGTTCCTCGGCGAAACCGACGAAGCACGCATCCCGGCCATCCAAAACGCCCTGTCCGCCATCGACTTCCCTGCCTTCACCATGCGGGCAGGTGCCGCCGGAGCGTTCCCCGACGCCAAACGCCCAAAGACTCTTTGGCTTGGGCTCGACCAGGGAGCCAAGGAAAGCGCGGCTCTGGCCCGGGTCATCGAAGACAAACTGTACGCCGTCTCCATCCCCCGCGAAAAGAAACGGTTCCGGCCGCACCTCACCCTCGGCAGAGTGCGCAAACCCCGCATCGCCGATCGGAAAGCGGTCCTAGACCGCGCCGCCGACCATGACTGGCCCCCCTTCTCCGTGAACGGATTCACTCTCTGGCAAAGCATCCTTCCCCCGGCCGCCGGAGGCGCCTATTTGTCCCTGGAAATGGCAAAGGGGGAGAATGCCTGTTGA